Proteins from a genomic interval of Methanoplanus endosymbiosus:
- a CDS encoding pyridoxamine 5'-phosphate oxidase family protein, with the protein MVKLSEDMKEVYRKNMEKLFAVPMATTSAEGVPNVAPMASVWLEDDETFWIGDNFMVKTLNNLKANPKVALYFWNPENKRCLQVKGDAEIKTEGPDYEAARKRIKDAKPQMPAKSLIVIKITEVFECTPGKVAGQKLL; encoded by the coding sequence TTGGTAAAACTTAGCGAAGATATGAAAGAGGTGTACAGGAAGAATATGGAGAAGCTCTTTGCCGTTCCCATGGCAACCACATCAGCAGAAGGTGTGCCCAATGTTGCGCCTATGGCATCTGTCTGGCTTGAGGATGATGAGACCTTCTGGATTGGGGACAATTTCATGGTAAAGACTCTCAATAACCTTAAGGCAAATCCAAAAGTGGCATTGTACTTCTGGAACCCTGAAAACAAGAGATGCCTTCAGGTTAAGGGCGATGCTGAGATTAAAACAGAAGGCCCGGATTATGAAGCCGCAAGAAAGAGAATCAAGGATGCAAAACCACAGATGCCGGCAAAATCACTGATTGTCATTAAGATTACAGAAGTCTTTGAGTGCACCCCCGGAAAAGTTGCCGGGCAGAAACTGCTCTGA